One segment of Trueperaceae bacterium DNA contains the following:
- the uvrB gene encoding excinuclease ABC subunit UvrB, whose protein sequence is MPLDVHAPFEPAGDQPKAIRSLVEGLEDGLRYQTLLGVTASGKTHTMARVIERTQRPALILAPNKILAAQLASEFKEFFPDAAVEFFVSYYDYYQPEAYVPARDLFIEKDANVNAELERLRHSATRSLLTRRDTVIVASVSSIYGLGSPEEYERKHVLLAPGLQVPRDELLSKLVVMQYERNDVEIAPGRFRVKGDVIDVWGSHDEAPVRIDLWGDEIDGLHELHPTTLEPTATLEGTTIFPASHYMMPEESLDAIVRQIEADLEARLDFFEANGKLLEAQRLKERTRYDLEMLKTLGTCKGIENYSRYLDGRAAGDTPTTLLDYFPDDALVFLDESHQMVPQISGMYNGDRARKTTLVEYGFRLPSALDNRPLQLGEFFDKVGQVVFVSATPGDHEAERADQVVEQVVRPTGLVDPTITVKPTQGQVDDLLFAARERAEAGERTLVTTLTKKMAEDLAEYLANHGVRVRYMHSDIDAVERQEIIRDLRLGRFDVLVGINLLREGLDIPEVSLVCILDADKTGFLRNPRSLVQTIGRAARNVRGEVFMYGDVTTDAMRVAMQETERRREKQLAHNAEHGIEPQTIRKAVRAVLRYGGTAAEDTAEVAPAQLDDATRTDLLRHREMLEQEMFVASADLAFEKAASLRDKIREIDAMLDGSVTEVDLTKLEGIDELVTSRPAAS, encoded by the coding sequence GTGCCCCTCGACGTCCACGCCCCCTTCGAACCCGCCGGCGATCAGCCGAAGGCGATTCGGAGCCTCGTGGAGGGCCTCGAGGACGGCCTGCGCTACCAGACGCTGTTGGGCGTCACCGCGTCGGGCAAGACCCACACGATGGCGCGCGTCATCGAACGCACGCAGCGGCCCGCGCTCATCCTCGCGCCGAACAAGATCCTCGCCGCCCAGCTCGCGAGCGAGTTCAAGGAGTTCTTCCCCGACGCCGCCGTCGAGTTCTTCGTCAGCTACTACGACTACTACCAACCCGAGGCGTACGTCCCGGCCCGCGACCTGTTCATCGAGAAGGACGCGAACGTCAATGCGGAGCTCGAGCGGTTGCGGCACTCCGCGACGCGGAGCCTGCTGACGCGGCGCGACACGGTGATCGTCGCGTCGGTCTCCAGCATCTACGGCCTCGGTTCGCCCGAGGAGTACGAACGCAAGCACGTCCTGCTCGCGCCGGGCCTGCAGGTCCCGCGCGACGAGCTGTTGAGCAAACTCGTCGTGATGCAGTACGAACGCAACGACGTCGAGATCGCGCCCGGCCGCTTCCGCGTCAAGGGCGACGTGATCGACGTGTGGGGCTCGCACGACGAGGCGCCGGTCCGCATCGACTTGTGGGGCGACGAGATCGACGGCCTGCACGAGCTGCACCCCACGACGCTGGAGCCGACCGCGACGCTGGAGGGCACGACGATCTTCCCCGCCAGCCACTACATGATGCCGGAGGAGTCGCTCGACGCGATCGTGCGGCAGATCGAGGCCGACCTCGAGGCGCGCCTCGATTTCTTCGAGGCGAACGGCAAGCTGCTCGAGGCGCAACGCCTGAAGGAACGCACCCGCTACGACCTGGAGATGCTCAAGACGCTCGGGACGTGCAAGGGCATCGAGAACTACTCGCGCTACCTCGACGGGCGCGCCGCGGGCGACACCCCGACGACGCTGCTGGACTACTTCCCCGACGACGCGCTGGTGTTCCTCGACGAGTCGCACCAGATGGTGCCGCAGATCTCGGGCATGTACAACGGCGACCGGGCCCGCAAGACGACGCTCGTGGAGTACGGCTTTCGCTTGCCGTCGGCGCTCGACAACCGCCCGCTGCAGCTCGGGGAGTTCTTCGACAAGGTCGGGCAGGTCGTGTTCGTCTCCGCGACGCCCGGCGATCACGAGGCGGAGCGCGCCGACCAGGTCGTCGAGCAGGTCGTGCGCCCCACCGGCCTGGTCGACCCGACCATCACCGTCAAACCGACGCAGGGGCAGGTCGACGACCTGCTGTTCGCCGCCCGCGAACGCGCGGAGGCGGGCGAGCGGACGCTGGTGACGACGTTGACGAAGAAGATGGCGGAGGACCTCGCGGAGTACCTCGCGAACCACGGCGTGCGGGTCCGCTACATGCACAGCGACATCGACGCCGTGGAGCGCCAGGAGATCATCCGCGACCTGCGCCTCGGGCGCTTCGACGTGCTGGTCGGCATCAACCTGCTGCGCGAGGGGCTGGACATCCCCGAGGTGAGCCTCGTGTGCATCCTCGATGCCGACAAGACCGGGTTCCTGCGCAACCCCCGCAGCCTCGTCCAGACGATCGGGCGGGCCGCGCGGAACGTGCGGGGCGAGGTGTTCATGTACGGCGACGTCACGACCGACGCGATGCGCGTCGCGATGCAGGAGACCGAACGCCGGCGCGAGAAGCAGCTCGCCCACAACGCCGAGCACGGGATCGAACCGCAGACGATCCGCAAGGCGGTCCGCGCGGTGCTGCGCTACGGCGGGACGGCGGCGGAGGACACCGCGGAGGTCGCGCCGGCCCAGCTGGACGACGCGACCCGTACCGACCTGCTGCGGCACCGCGAGATGCTGGAGCAGGAGATGTTCGTCGCCAGCGCCGACCTGGCGTTCGAGAAGGCGGCGTCGCTGCGCGACAAGATCCGGGAGATCGACGCGATGCTGGACGGCAGCGTCACGGAGGTCGACCTCACGAAGCTCGAAGGCATCGACGAGCTGGTGACGTCCCGCCCGGCGGCGTCGTGA
- a CDS encoding DUF2461 domain-containing protein: MSAARSAAGADVAFAGFGRDALAWLSELETHNERAWFQANKARYEAEVRGPMRALLAELGGWFGPGKVFRPNRDVRFARGKGPYKAWVGATVGEGGRVAGRYVQLDATHFLVAAGAHRLERETLARYRAAVRAEASGRALQRIADALAEAGTPLHGATLTRGPRDVPPDHPRLGLLKHTSVTLEVRTPVGPWLADPDAVLERVVPTLLAAEPLLGWLRKHLA, translated from the coding sequence GTGAGCGCCGCGCGGTCCGCCGCGGGGGCGGACGTCGCCTTCGCGGGGTTCGGTCGCGACGCGCTCGCGTGGCTCTCGGAGCTCGAGACGCACAACGAGCGGGCCTGGTTCCAGGCGAACAAGGCGCGCTACGAGGCGGAGGTGCGCGGTCCCATGCGGGCGCTGCTCGCGGAGCTGGGGGGCTGGTTCGGTCCGGGGAAGGTGTTCCGCCCCAACCGCGACGTGCGTTTCGCGCGGGGCAAGGGACCGTACAAGGCGTGGGTCGGCGCGACGGTCGGGGAGGGCGGCCGGGTCGCCGGCCGCTACGTCCAGCTCGACGCGACGCACTTCCTCGTCGCCGCCGGCGCGCACCGCCTGGAGCGCGAGACATTGGCCCGCTACCGCGCGGCGGTCCGCGCGGAGGCCAGCGGGCGGGCGCTGCAGCGCATCGCCGACGCCCTCGCCGAGGCCGGCACGCCGCTCCACGGCGCGACGTTGACGCGGGGCCCGCGCGACGTGCCGCCCGACCACCCCCGGCTCGGACTCCTCAAGCACACGTCGGTGACCCTCGAGGTGCGTACGCCGGTCGGGCCGTGGCTGGCGGACCCCGACGCGGTCCTGGAGCGGGTCGTGCCGACCCTCCTCGCCGCCGAGCCGCTCCTCGGGTGGCTCCGGAAGCACCTCGCGTGA